A stretch of Flavobacteriales bacterium DNA encodes these proteins:
- a CDS encoding glycosyltransferase family 2 protein has product MPISAVIITRNEERNIDRCLRSLHGIADEVIVVDAESTDATREIAGSHGARVHVRPWTGYSDQKNFANGLAQHDHILSLDADEALSEALREDLLRRKREGLSGAFRVKRLTNYCGHWVRHGGWYPDAKVRLFPKEGTVWQGDHVHEELVLPLGCTVTELHGDLLHYSYHSVQDHLERIERYSTLHARALHARGKHAPLWRLWLAPAFKFVQGYLLLLGFVDGWAGWRIAWLSARAVRLKYSKLRQLQVRDAQA; this is encoded by the coding sequence GTGCCCATCTCAGCGGTCATCATCACGCGCAACGAAGAGCGCAACATCGATCGCTGCCTCCGTTCCCTGCACGGCATCGCCGATGAGGTGATCGTCGTGGATGCGGAGAGCACCGATGCAACGCGGGAGATCGCTGGCAGCCACGGTGCGCGGGTGCATGTTCGGCCCTGGACCGGATACAGCGATCAGAAGAACTTCGCCAACGGCCTCGCGCAGCACGATCACATCCTCTCCCTTGATGCCGATGAGGCGCTCAGCGAAGCGCTGCGCGAAGACCTGCTTCGGCGCAAGCGCGAGGGTCTCTCGGGAGCCTTCCGGGTGAAGCGCCTCACGAATTACTGCGGCCATTGGGTGCGTCACGGCGGCTGGTACCCCGATGCCAAGGTGCGCCTGTTCCCGAAGGAGGGCACGGTGTGGCAGGGGGACCATGTGCACGAAGAGCTCGTGCTCCCGCTGGGCTGCACGGTCACGGAGCTGCACGGGGACCTGCTCCATTACAGTTACCATAGCGTGCAGGACCATTTGGAGCGCATCGAGCGGTACAGCACGCTCCATGCGCGGGCGTTGCATGCGCGCGGCAAGCACGCGCCGCTATGGAGACTCTGGCTGGCGCCGGCATTCAAGTTCGTGCAGGGCTACCTGCTGCTGCTCGGCTTCGTCGATGGCTGGGCCGGTTGGAGGATCGCTTGGCTCAGCGCGCGCGCGGTCAGGTTGAAGTACAGCAAGCTGCGTCAATTGCAGGTGAGGGATGCGCAAGCCTGA
- a CDS encoding O-antigen ligase family protein, translating to MAHNGLRIAFRRTHAAALALCAIFLPWSTAFLSMAQMLLAANWLASGFVHGDWRQRWRSMTSAPALAFMSFFLLHLAGLLWTDDLGWGLDLCRILAPVLVLGAILSGSDRLSRAEFLVVLRLGAWSAILCGVFGLLFSGARAEDYRGLSMFISHIRLALLLCMAVAVLLWRLPKSAWQIAAHVLGTLVAIYLLARLGSIQGFVILALMGLMAAWKLTAARPAAVRWMIRAVLLATAIAPMSLVRTAWHARSVPDAAALEARSAGGELYSHDTLSTQTENGTHVWTYVAWGELDRAWRMRSKHGLYSQDGLGHPLLSTVARYLSSKGLRKDSLGVMALTDEDVLAIEQGVPSAHHRQGSLSARVDEVLFELDQYRSTGQAGGHSVAMRIEFLRAGWAIARANWLIGVGTGDTPGAFAMHYDRTRSRLAPQWRLRAHNQYLTLWISFGILGLAWSLFTWCWPAWRMGAWRDPLFIAWAIAFGVSCLTDDTIETQAGATFFALFYALLVFAAPRDELIAPAPEAPSQA from the coding sequence ATGGCGCATAACGGCCTGCGCATCGCATTCCGGCGCACGCATGCGGCCGCATTGGCCCTGTGCGCCATATTCCTTCCTTGGAGCACGGCCTTCCTGAGCATGGCGCAGATGCTGCTCGCCGCGAACTGGTTAGCGAGCGGCTTCGTGCATGGTGACTGGAGGCAGCGATGGCGATCGATGACCAGCGCACCCGCGCTGGCCTTCATGTCCTTCTTCCTCTTGCACCTTGCTGGCCTCTTGTGGACGGATGACCTCGGTTGGGGGCTCGACCTCTGCCGGATCCTGGCACCGGTGCTCGTGCTCGGCGCGATCCTCAGCGGCAGTGACCGGTTGAGCAGAGCTGAATTCCTCGTTGTCCTTCGCTTGGGCGCCTGGAGCGCGATCCTGTGCGGCGTGTTCGGGCTGCTGTTCAGCGGTGCGCGCGCCGAGGATTACCGCGGCCTCTCCATGTTCATCAGCCACATTCGCCTAGCGCTGCTGCTCTGCATGGCCGTTGCGGTCCTGCTCTGGCGCCTGCCGAAATCCGCCTGGCAGATCGCAGCCCATGTGCTGGGAACCTTGGTCGCCATTTACCTGCTTGCCCGGCTGGGCAGCATCCAGGGCTTCGTGATCCTGGCTCTCATGGGCCTGATGGCTGCATGGAAGCTCACCGCGGCACGGCCGGCTGCCGTGCGCTGGATGATCCGTGCCGTGCTCCTTGCAACGGCCATCGCGCCCATGTCCTTGGTCCGAACGGCTTGGCACGCGCGCTCCGTTCCTGATGCCGCGGCATTGGAGGCGCGAAGCGCAGGCGGCGAGCTGTACAGCCACGACACCCTGAGCACGCAGACCGAGAACGGGACGCACGTGTGGACCTATGTGGCCTGGGGAGAGCTGGATCGGGCTTGGCGGATGCGCAGCAAGCACGGGCTCTACAGCCAGGATGGCTTGGGCCATCCGCTGCTCTCGACCGTGGCGCGTTACCTCTCCTCGAAAGGCCTTCGCAAGGACAGCCTCGGCGTGATGGCGCTCACCGACGAGGATGTGCTGGCGATCGAGCAAGGCGTGCCGAGCGCGCATCATCGGCAAGGATCGCTGAGCGCCCGCGTGGATGAGGTGCTGTTCGAACTGGATCAGTACCGCTCCACCGGCCAGGCCGGTGGCCATTCCGTGGCCATGCGCATCGAATTCCTGCGCGCAGGCTGGGCCATCGCGCGCGCGAATTGGCTCATCGGCGTGGGCACCGGTGATACTCCCGGAGCCTTCGCCATGCACTACGACCGTACGCGCAGCAGGCTCGCGCCGCAATGGCGCCTGCGCGCGCACAACCAATACCTCACCTTGTGGATCTCCTTCGGCATCCTTGGCCTCGCATGGTCGCTCTTCACGTGGTGCTGGCCCGCTTGGAGGATGGGCGCCTGGCGCGACCCGCTGTTCATCGCCTGGGCGATAGCCTTCGGCGTATCGTGCCTCACCGACGATACCATCGAGACCCAGGCCGGGGCCACCTTCTTCGCGCTCTTCTATGCGCTGCTCGTTTTCGCAGCGCCACGCGATGAGCTCATCGCTCCAGCGCCCGAAGCACCATCTCAGGCGTGA
- a CDS encoding DUF4271 domain-containing protein, which produces MQGEARFFDPLTAMWASGVFLSCLLVLATVNIGSPRKWRVLRQAAFRARLGQQTLREEVDTSDRNVLGLLAVAVAAIAMLLWQAAMVFHGQAPAYWVIFLAVAAALLAQALLLQLVAWIARTDTGITEYIYTGALLHAALGIVALPITMVAAYRPETRDWLIAIGLGLLGIGLLYRWLRGALIGLGEGVPVRYILLYICAAEIGPLALALDALLNSPAQLS; this is translated from the coding sequence ATGCAAGGCGAAGCGCGCTTCTTCGATCCGCTCACGGCCATGTGGGCCAGCGGCGTGTTCCTGAGCTGCCTCTTGGTGCTGGCCACGGTGAACATCGGTTCGCCGCGCAAATGGCGGGTGCTGCGGCAAGCCGCATTCAGGGCGCGCCTGGGCCAGCAGACCCTGCGTGAGGAGGTGGACACGAGCGACCGTAACGTGCTCGGGCTGCTGGCGGTAGCGGTGGCCGCCATCGCCATGCTGCTTTGGCAGGCCGCCATGGTCTTCCATGGGCAAGCCCCCGCGTATTGGGTGATATTCCTCGCTGTGGCCGCTGCACTCCTGGCCCAGGCACTGCTTCTTCAGCTGGTCGCATGGATCGCCAGGACGGATACCGGGATAACCGAGTACATCTACACCGGCGCATTGCTGCATGCGGCCTTGGGCATCGTGGCGCTCCCTATAACGATGGTGGCCGCTTACCGGCCCGAGACGCGCGATTGGCTGATCGCCATCGGCCTTGGCCTCCTGGGCATCGGCCTTCTCTACCGATGGTTGCGAGGGGCGCTGATCGGGCTAGGCGAGGGGGTGCCGGTGCGCTATATTCTGCTCTACATTTGCGCCGCTGAAATCGGACCCTTGGCGCTCGCGCTTGACGCCCTCCTGAACAGCCCTGCCCAACTCTCCTAA
- a CDS encoding S41 family peptidase, whose amino-acid sequence MNTRSTSRAPRWRTWTAASAIGLAGAFTIAAGDNYFEIGKNLEVFTDLYKELNIYYVDDTQPGKLMKTGIDAMLSSLDPYTQYIPESDIEDYRFQTTGQYGGIGALIKRKGDLVVVSEPYENYPAMKAGIWAGDEIIEVDGRKVTGMNTDEVSKLLKGQSGTTVKLIMQRNGNASAHTLTREEIKIPDVPYKGIVDQANHVGYIKLNAFTQTASADVRAALKEVKEQGATRLILDLRGNGGGLLREAVSIVNLFVPKNQLVVETRGRISEWDKTYKTLSDPVDSEIPLVVLVDGQSASASEIVSGALQDLDRAVIIGDRTYGKGLVQQTKDLIYNSKLKVTVAKYYIPSGRCIQKLDYAHRDSTGKATEVKVVESAAFKTLNGRKVEEGRGIMPDLEVMEPELAKVVGGLFEADLFFDFATKHRLEHPEIGPAEEFTITDALYRSFMDFVKDKPFDYDSESMEALTELTEKVKKERYFDHAQDELEALRKELAPDRTEDLARFRADIEEVLRNEIVARYHFQTGRAKAAMGTDPYVKKAIDLFASGGVAPILAGTKN is encoded by the coding sequence ATGAACACGCGTAGCACTTCGCGCGCGCCGCGCTGGCGCACCTGGACCGCCGCTTCAGCCATCGGCCTGGCCGGCGCATTCACCATCGCCGCTGGCGACAACTACTTCGAGATCGGCAAGAACCTCGAGGTGTTCACCGACCTGTACAAGGAGCTGAACATCTATTACGTGGACGACACGCAGCCCGGCAAGCTGATGAAGACCGGGATCGATGCGATGCTCAGCTCGCTCGACCCGTACACCCAGTACATCCCCGAGAGCGACATCGAGGACTACCGCTTCCAGACCACGGGGCAGTACGGCGGGATCGGCGCCTTGATCAAGCGCAAGGGCGACCTGGTGGTGGTGAGCGAGCCCTATGAGAACTACCCGGCCATGAAGGCGGGCATCTGGGCCGGCGATGAGATCATCGAAGTGGACGGCCGCAAGGTGACCGGCATGAACACCGACGAGGTGAGCAAGCTCCTCAAAGGCCAGAGCGGCACCACGGTGAAGCTGATCATGCAGCGCAACGGCAATGCCAGCGCGCACACCCTTACGCGCGAGGAGATCAAGATCCCCGATGTGCCCTACAAAGGCATCGTGGACCAAGCGAACCATGTAGGCTACATCAAGCTCAACGCCTTCACCCAGACCGCCAGCGCCGATGTGCGCGCGGCATTGAAGGAAGTGAAGGAGCAGGGCGCCACGCGGCTCATCCTAGACCTGCGCGGCAACGGTGGCGGCCTGCTGCGCGAAGCGGTGAGCATCGTGAACCTCTTCGTGCCGAAGAACCAGCTGGTGGTGGAGACCCGCGGCCGCATCAGCGAATGGGACAAGACCTACAAGACCTTGAGCGATCCCGTTGACAGCGAGATCCCGCTGGTGGTGCTCGTTGATGGCCAGAGCGCCAGCGCCAGCGAGATCGTGAGCGGTGCCTTGCAGGACCTCGACCGCGCGGTGATCATCGGCGACCGCACTTACGGCAAAGGGCTGGTGCAGCAGACCAAGGACCTGATCTACAACAGCAAGCTCAAGGTGACCGTGGCCAAGTACTACATCCCCAGTGGCCGCTGCATCCAGAAACTGGACTACGCGCACCGCGACAGCACGGGCAAAGCGACCGAGGTGAAGGTGGTGGAGAGCGCCGCCTTCAAGACCCTCAACGGCCGTAAGGTCGAAGAGGGCCGCGGCATCATGCCCGACCTGGAAGTGATGGAACCTGAACTGGCCAAGGTGGTCGGGGGCTTGTTCGAGGCCGACCTTTTCTTCGACTTCGCCACCAAGCACCGGTTGGAGCATCCCGAGATCGGGCCTGCTGAGGAGTTCACCATCACCGATGCGCTGTACAGGTCCTTCATGGACTTCGTCAAGGACAAGCCATTCGATTACGACTCGGAGAGCATGGAAGCCCTCACCGAGCTGACAGAGAAAGTGAAGAAGGAGCGCTATTTCGATCATGCGCAGGACGAGCTCGAAGCGCTGCGCAAAGAGCTCGCGCCAGACCGGACCGAGGACCTTGCCCGCTTCCGCGCCGACATCGAGGAAGTGCTGCGCAACGAGATCGTGGCGCGGTACCATTTCCAGACGGGCAGGGCCAAAGCCGCCATGGGCACCGATCCGTACGTGAAGAAGGCCATCGACCTTTTCGCCTCAGGAGGCGTGGCGCCCATCCTCGCCGGCACCAAGAACTAG
- a CDS encoding uroporphyrinogen-III synthase, giving the protein MKIKRILVSQPAPTDEKSPYHELSRKLNLKIDFRPFIKIEPVAGQDFRQERINILDHSAIVLTSRNAVDHFFRMCKELRITVPESMKYFCVSESVAYYVQKYIVYRKRKVFIGKQSFSDLVDVIKKHKDEKYLVPCSDIQKAEIPELLDRVGVKYTNSVFYRTVASDLSDIKELDYDMLVFFSPGGIESLKKNFPKFKQNGVFIAAFGPTTAKAVVDNGFRLDLQAPLPEAPSMTGAMELFIKREAKKK; this is encoded by the coding sequence TTGAAGATCAAACGGATCCTCGTTTCGCAGCCCGCGCCCACGGACGAGAAGTCCCCCTACCATGAGCTCTCGCGCAAGCTCAACCTGAAGATCGATTTCCGGCCATTCATCAAGATCGAGCCGGTGGCCGGGCAGGACTTCCGCCAGGAGCGCATCAACATCCTCGACCATTCGGCCATCGTGCTAACGAGCCGGAACGCGGTGGACCATTTCTTCCGCATGTGCAAGGAGCTGCGGATCACCGTGCCTGAATCGATGAAGTACTTCTGCGTGAGCGAGAGCGTGGCTTACTACGTTCAGAAGTACATCGTTTACCGCAAGCGCAAGGTCTTCATCGGCAAGCAGAGCTTCAGTGACCTCGTTGATGTGATCAAGAAGCACAAGGACGAGAAGTACCTGGTGCCCTGCAGCGACATCCAGAAAGCGGAGATCCCAGAGCTGCTCGACCGGGTTGGCGTGAAATACACGAACTCGGTGTTCTACCGGACCGTGGCGAGCGACCTCAGCGACATCAAGGAGCTCGACTACGACATGCTCGTGTTCTTCAGCCCGGGCGGCATCGAGAGCCTGAAGAAGAACTTCCCGAAATTCAAGCAGAACGGCGTGTTCATCGCTGCCTTCGGGCCCACCACTGCAAAAGCGGTGGTGGACAACGGCTTCCGCCTTGACCTGCAAGCCCCTTTGCCGGAAGCGCCAAGCATGACCGGCGCCATGGAGCTCTTCATCAAGCGCGAGGCGAAGAAGAAGTAG
- a CDS encoding glycosyltransferase family 9 protein, translating into MRKPEHIIISRTDSIGDVMLTLPMAGLIKERMPGTRITFIGRRYTLPVLACCAHIDQAIALEELHDVGDHAAVIRLRKLGADSILHVFPRRDVAAWARHADIPMRIGTSHRWWHWLTCNERVSFSRKRSDLHEAQLNLKLLAPLGLEETPSLQRLASLAGFTPPPPDEIVRGLLRPGFRHVILHPLSQGSAVEWGLDRFTALIARLDASRNRVIITGTAAEAERYRPMLSGTGPHVIDAGGKLRLDQLIALVGACDALVAASTGPLHIAAACGIRAIGLYSPKRPIHPGRWGPIGADAYALVAPDADPAGEALAHIGAITPEMVLRALER; encoded by the coding sequence ATGCGCAAGCCTGAGCACATCATCATCAGCCGCACGGACAGCATCGGTGATGTGATGCTCACCCTGCCCATGGCCGGATTGATCAAGGAGCGCATGCCGGGCACGCGCATCACATTCATCGGAAGGCGTTACACCTTGCCCGTGCTGGCCTGCTGCGCGCATATCGATCAGGCCATCGCATTGGAGGAGCTGCATGATGTCGGTGACCATGCTGCCGTGATCCGGTTGCGCAAGCTCGGAGCGGACTCCATCCTGCACGTGTTCCCGCGGCGCGATGTCGCTGCATGGGCCAGGCACGCTGATATCCCCATGCGCATCGGCACCAGCCACCGGTGGTGGCACTGGCTCACCTGCAACGAGCGGGTCTCCTTCAGTCGCAAGCGCAGCGACCTGCACGAAGCGCAACTGAACCTCAAGCTGCTCGCGCCGCTCGGCCTGGAAGAAACGCCCAGCCTTCAGCGGCTTGCTTCACTCGCCGGATTCACGCCGCCTCCTCCAGATGAGATCGTGCGAGGGCTGCTCCGCCCTGGCTTTCGGCACGTGATCCTGCATCCGCTCTCGCAGGGCAGCGCGGTGGAATGGGGCCTCGATCGCTTCACCGCGCTCATCGCCAGGCTCGACGCCTCGCGCAACCGGGTGATCATCACGGGCACCGCAGCCGAGGCGGAGCGCTACAGGCCGATGCTCTCGGGTACGGGGCCGCATGTGATCGATGCAGGCGGCAAGCTGCGGCTCGACCAGCTCATCGCCTTGGTCGGCGCGTGCGATGCGCTGGTTGCTGCGAGCACAGGACCGCTGCACATCGCCGCCGCGTGCGGCATCCGCGCGATCGGGCTCTATTCGCCGAAGCGTCCGATCCATCCGGGCAGGTGGGGGCCGATCGGCGCCGATGCATATGCCCTGGTGGCGCCCGATGCGGACCCCGCCGGTGAGGCGCTCGCGCACATCGGCGCCATCACGCCTGAGATGGTGCTTCGGGCGCTGGAGCGATGA
- a CDS encoding ribonuclease P protein component — MAEQRHTFPKSERLCGRLRMKELVTTGKSVNEAPIRLVGKRMELPTLAPAQVAFAVPSRNLKRAVDRNRMKRLMREAYRMHKHSHLKALAAREQQCAWLFIFQGRAPITFSETRLRLTRALDRWMDQHGV; from the coding sequence ATGGCAGAGCAGCGGCATACCTTCCCTAAGAGCGAGCGCTTATGCGGTCGCCTGCGCATGAAGGAACTGGTCACCACGGGCAAGTCCGTGAATGAGGCCCCCATACGGCTGGTGGGCAAGCGCATGGAGCTCCCCACCCTCGCTCCAGCCCAGGTGGCCTTCGCTGTTCCCAGCCGCAATCTGAAGCGCGCGGTGGACCGCAACCGCATGAAGCGCCTGATGCGCGAAGCCTACCGCATGCACAAGCACAGCCACCTCAAGGCGCTCGCCGCGCGCGAGCAGCAGTGCGCATGGCTCTTCATCTTCCAGGGCCGGGCGCCCATCACCTTTTCCGAGACGCGGCTCAGACTAACGCGCGCGCTAGACCGTTGGATGGACCAGCATGGTGTCTAA
- a CDS encoding S8 family serine peptidase, with translation MNRSLTLCLSASLLIGSASAQLNDTEYIPGDLLVMTQPGADPYAIARDLSTLDDQPTGMKVVEEVSPEMRAWLLRFDPALQTQWTMLRAVKEHPGILLAQNNHVVKERNVPNDAQYDQVWHHQNIDSEAAWDITTGGVTATGDTIVVCIIENADLTHPDLAANAWLNYDEVPGNGIDDDGNQYVDDRRGWNTPNNNDNVYSGSHGTQCAGMVGAVGNNSLGVVGANWNVKMMPVNYGGTSESAVVAAYTYPLRMRRLYASSNGDRGAFVVATSASWGIDGGQPSNSPMWCAMFDTLGTAGILNCGATANNAVNVDVVGDLPTACGSDYMISVTATDVNDTRTFSAWGLTTIDVGAPGSSVRTTSIGGGYGNTSGTSFATPLTAGVIGLMYSAPCPSFMGLVNADPVQGALYIRTKLFAGVEQVGNLPGNTVTGGRISAGNSLQLIMNECSSCPAPFGGQATRQGSDGTYTWVSSASLFTVRYRAVGTTDWTVISNVDEATVTVSGLDPCLAYEFQVEAECSGEFSGFSQTTVLQGPPSTAPAITPSGFTTFCAGSPFTLTSSIANDISWSSGQTSASITPTVSGTYTVTFDNGCGTLTSAPVEVTVLDEPAAPASSDVQLPGPGTATLNATGSNITWYDAPAGGNAVGSGNSWETPFLNATTSYWCSAANTNGVVSSYGAKTNNTTSGQYHTNSNNYQLFTANQVFSIRSVKVYANAAGNRTFALVDATANVIQQGTFSVPNGESRVNLNFVVPGPGNYGLRLTGNTVGLWRDGVGSAQAYPYALGAYGSMTGSSATGGNATAYYYFFYDWEVSLPYVACESDRVQVTVELPQGVEEQQSGGVRVFPQPADRDVFVDVTGDLAQGRLSFELIDATGRQVLAKRIENGRATITTAFLANGLYGYRIVRDGEAVRTGRIIVEHLY, from the coding sequence ATGAACCGTTCCCTGACCCTTTGCCTTTCGGCCTCCCTTCTCATCGGCTCAGCCAGCGCGCAGCTCAATGATACCGAGTACATCCCCGGCGACCTGCTGGTGATGACCCAGCCCGGCGCCGACCCTTACGCCATTGCCCGTGACCTCTCGACCCTTGACGATCAGCCCACCGGCATGAAGGTGGTCGAGGAGGTGAGCCCAGAGATGCGCGCTTGGCTCCTGCGCTTCGATCCCGCGCTGCAGACCCAGTGGACCATGCTGCGCGCCGTGAAGGAGCACCCCGGCATCCTGCTCGCCCAGAACAACCACGTGGTGAAGGAGCGCAATGTGCCGAACGACGCCCAGTACGATCAGGTATGGCACCACCAGAACATCGACAGCGAAGCGGCGTGGGACATCACCACAGGAGGTGTCACGGCCACGGGCGATACCATCGTGGTCTGCATCATCGAGAACGCCGACCTCACCCACCCGGACCTCGCTGCCAACGCGTGGCTCAACTACGATGAGGTCCCTGGCAACGGCATCGACGACGACGGCAATCAGTACGTCGATGACCGCCGCGGCTGGAACACGCCGAACAACAACGACAACGTGTACAGCGGCAGCCACGGCACCCAGTGCGCGGGCATGGTGGGCGCCGTGGGCAACAACAGCCTCGGCGTGGTGGGCGCCAATTGGAACGTGAAGATGATGCCCGTGAACTACGGGGGCACGAGCGAGAGCGCTGTGGTGGCGGCCTACACCTACCCCTTGCGCATGCGCCGGCTCTATGCCAGCAGCAACGGCGATCGCGGCGCCTTCGTGGTGGCCACCAGCGCCAGCTGGGGCATCGATGGCGGACAGCCTTCCAACTCGCCGATGTGGTGCGCCATGTTCGATACGCTCGGCACGGCGGGCATCCTGAACTGCGGCGCCACCGCCAACAACGCCGTGAACGTGGACGTGGTGGGCGATCTGCCAACGGCCTGCGGCAGCGATTACATGATCAGCGTCACGGCCACGGACGTGAATGACACGCGCACCTTCAGCGCGTGGGGCCTCACCACCATCGATGTGGGCGCTCCAGGTTCCAGCGTGCGCACCACCAGCATCGGCGGCGGTTACGGCAACACCAGCGGCACCAGCTTCGCCACGCCGCTCACCGCAGGCGTCATCGGCCTGATGTACAGCGCGCCCTGCCCCAGCTTCATGGGCCTGGTGAACGCCGATCCCGTGCAAGGCGCCCTGTACATCCGCACCAAGCTCTTCGCGGGCGTGGAGCAGGTGGGCAATCTCCCGGGCAACACGGTAACCGGCGGGCGCATCAGCGCGGGCAACAGCCTGCAGCTGATCATGAACGAATGCAGCTCCTGCCCCGCGCCATTCGGCGGTCAGGCCACGCGCCAAGGCTCGGACGGCACCTACACCTGGGTGAGCAGCGCCAGCCTCTTCACCGTGCGCTATCGCGCGGTGGGCACCACCGATTGGACCGTGATCAGCAACGTGGATGAAGCCACCGTGACCGTGAGCGGACTCGATCCCTGCCTGGCCTACGAATTCCAAGTGGAGGCCGAGTGCAGCGGCGAGTTCAGCGGCTTCTCGCAGACCACCGTGCTGCAAGGCCCGCCGAGCACCGCGCCCGCGATCACCCCCAGCGGGTTCACCACCTTCTGCGCGGGATCGCCCTTCACGCTCACCAGCAGCATCGCGAACGACATTTCCTGGAGCTCCGGGCAGACCTCTGCGAGCATTACCCCCACCGTGAGCGGCACGTACACCGTCACCTTCGACAACGGCTGCGGCACCCTCACCTCGGCGCCTGTGGAGGTCACTGTGCTGGATGAACCCGCAGCACCTGCATCGAGCGATGTGCAGCTGCCCGGTCCCGGAACCGCCACGCTGAACGCCACCGGCAGCAACATCACTTGGTACGATGCCCCCGCCGGAGGCAATGCCGTGGGCAGCGGCAACAGCTGGGAAACCCCCTTCCTGAACGCAACCACCAGCTACTGGTGCTCCGCGGCCAACACCAATGGCGTGGTGAGCAGCTATGGCGCGAAGACGAACAACACCACCAGCGGACAGTACCATACCAACAGCAACAATTACCAGCTCTTCACGGCCAATCAGGTCTTCAGCATCCGCAGCGTGAAGGTCTACGCGAATGCTGCAGGCAATCGCACCTTCGCTCTCGTCGATGCGACCGCGAACGTGATCCAGCAGGGGACCTTCAGCGTCCCGAATGGCGAGAGCCGGGTGAACCTGAACTTCGTGGTGCCTGGTCCTGGCAATTACGGACTGCGGCTGACCGGGAACACGGTGGGCCTCTGGCGTGATGGCGTGGGCAGCGCGCAGGCCTATCCTTACGCTTTGGGCGCATACGGCAGCATGACGGGCAGCAGCGCCACGGGCGGCAACGCCACCGCGTATTACTACTTCTTCTACGATTGGGAGGTGAGCCTTCCTTATGTGGCCTGCGAGAGCGACCGCGTGCAGGTCACCGTTGAACTGCCGCAGGGTGTCGAGGAGCAGCAGAGCGGGGGCGTGCGCGTCTTCCCGCAACCTGCCGATCGCGACGTCTTCGTGGATGTGACCGGCGATCTCGCCCAGGGCCGTCTCAGCTTCGAGCTGATCGATGCCACGGGCCGCCAGGTGCTCGCCAAGCGGATCGAGAACGGCCGTGCGACGATCACGACTGCTTTCCTGGCCAATGGCCTTTACGGCTACCGCATCGTGCGCGATGGGGAAGCCGTGCGCACCGGACGCATCATCGTGGAGCATCTGTATTGA
- the yidD gene encoding membrane protein insertion efficiency factor YidD: MVSKALALPLIALVRIYQGAVSPLLPGACRYTPSCSEYGLLALRRHGAFRGGWLTLKRFLSCHPWGGHGHDPVPESHERHEHA; this comes from the coding sequence ATGGTGTCTAAAGCGCTCGCCCTGCCGTTGATCGCCTTGGTTCGCATCTACCAGGGCGCAGTGTCGCCTTTGCTCCCCGGAGCATGCCGTTACACCCCGAGCTGTTCGGAGTACGGATTGCTCGCCCTGCGCCGCCATGGCGCCTTCCGCGGTGGCTGGCTCACCCTCAAGCGCTTCTTATCTTGTCACCCATGGGGCGGTCATGGACACGACCCCGTTCCCGAATCACACGAGAGACATGAACACGCGTAG